The DNA region CCGAGCTGCTCGACCGCGGCAAGCCCAAAGATCTGATTTCCCTATCGCGGCACGCCGCCTTGGCGAATCAGGTTCCCCGGCTGATCCGGCCCGATCTCCTCTGGACCGATTCGGGTTTTGCGCTCTGCGAGCTCGACAACGTACCGGGCGGCATCGGGGTGACCGCTTGGTTGCAGGAACGCTTCGCCCACTGGGATGCAAAGCTTCTCGGGGGAACAGACGGAATGCGGAAGGGCTTCTCCCGTATCTTTCCCGCCGGGGACGTCGTGATCTCCGAGGAAGCCTCTTCCTACCGGCCGGAAATGGAGTACCTAGTCGGACCGGACCGGATCCGTCGGGCGGAAGATTATCGATGCGGCGACCCGGCGATCTACCGCTTTTTCGAGTGCTTTGATTGGGAAAAGCTTCCCACGATCCGGGCGAGCTTCGTTCCCGATCGGACCGTAATGACGCCGCCGCTGAAGCCCTACTTGGAAGAGAAGCTTTGGCTCGCGCTCTTTTGGCTTCGACCGCTGCGGGACTTTTGGCGGCGTCAGCTCACCGAAAAAGGTTTTCGATTCCTGCGGGAGCTCATCCCCCAGAGCTGGATTCTGGATCCGACCCCTCTTCCTCCGCAAGCGGTCTATCCGGGATTGGAGATCAACGATTGGCGGGAGCTCGGTCATTTCAGCCAGACGGAGCGGGATCTGGTGCTCAAGATTTCCGGCTTTTCTCCTCTGGCCTGGGGCTCGCGAGGCGTCTTTGTGGGCTCGGACTTGGCACAAGCCGAGTGGCAGAAGCGGATCGAGCAGGCCCTCGAAGATTTCGAGACTCATCCCTGGGTTTTGCAGCGGTTTGTCAAGGGTTCGCTCGCCGAGCACCCTTTTTTCACTGCGGACGGGGCAAAAGAACGAATGACCGGCCGTGTACGGATTTCCCCCTACTATTTCGTCTTGGACGGCAAAGCCGAGCTTTGCGGGGTTTTGGCGACCATTTGCCCTGCGGACAAGAAGCTGGTGCATGGCATGCGTGACGCGATCCTCGTTCCGGCTTCGCGGGCGACGGAGGTGCAGGAACCCCATGGTGGAGACGGGCGCGAACGGAGGTTCGACCGGGCGCTATGAACGTCTACGAGTATCAAGCGAGGGATCTCCTTGCTCGTTATGGCTTACCGATTCCCGCCGGCGCGGTCGCATCGAGTCCCCAGCAAGCCCGCGATATTGCGGAGCGGTTGACCGGTCGACCCTTGGTTGTCAAAGCGCAGATTCTGGCCGGGGGAAGGGGGAGGGGACGCTTTGTAAGCGGTTTTGCCGGAGGAGTCCGCCTTTGCAAGAATCCCGCGGAAGTGGAATCGGTTGCGCAGGCGATGCTCGGGGGAGTCTTGGTCACCGCCCAGACCGGGCCGGAGGGCCGACCGGTGAACAAGCTGCTGGTTGCCGAGGCGCCGCGGATCAGCCGAGAGCTTTACCTGGCGATTCTCATCGACCGCGAACACCGTTGCCCTCTGCTGATCGGGAGTTCTCGAGGAGGGGTGGACATTGAAGAGGTTGCGCAAAAGGAGCCCGATGCCATTCAACGGCTACGGATCGACTTCCTATCTGGGCTCTGGCCCTATCAGGCGCGCGAGCTCGCCGGGCGGATGGGCTTGCATGGCTCCCTGCGGAATCAGGTGGTGGATGTGGCGGTTCGGCTCTACCGGTTCTTTTGCGATTGCGACGCGAGCCTGGTCGAAATTAATCCGCTTGCCATCGTCGAGAACGAAAGGATCGCCGTGATCGACGCAAAGGTCGGATTCGATGAGAACGCTCTCTTTCGCCATCCGGAAATCGCCTCTTACCAGGACGAGGTCCTCGAAGACCCGCGAGAGGCGGCGGCCGCGAAAGCCAGACTCAATTATGTCGGTCTCTCCGGAAATATCGGCTGTCTGGTCAACGGGGCCGGCCTTGCGATGGCCACGATGGATATACTCCACCGTTACGGCGGAGAACCGGCCAACTTCCTGGATGTCGGTGGGGGTGCCGACTTGGAGCGGGTTACCCGGGCGTTCGACATCCTGCTAGGGGACCCCAAGGTGCGGTCGGTTTTTGTTCACATCTTCGGCGGCATCCTCCGTTGCGACCTGATCGCGCGCGGCATGGTGGAGGCGATTTCCCGTCTGCAACCCAAGGTGCCGATCATCGTTCGACTCCAGGGCACGAATTTCGAAGAGGGCAAGGAGATCCTGGAGCAGTCGGGACTACCCATCCGGACCTCCGACGATCTGGCCGAGGCGGCCCGAAAAGCGGTAGAGGCGGCCAGGGAGGCCGGGTAGATGTCGATCCTCGCCGACCGTTCCTCTCGGGTCGTGGTGCAGGGCATCACCGGGAAGGCGGGATCTTTTCATGCGCGAGCCTGTCTCGATTACGGGACGAAGATCGTGGCAGGGGTGACGCCCGGACGTGGGGGGCAGAAGTTCGATGGGCGGGTGCCCATCTTCGATTCGGTGGCCGAAGCAAAGGAAGCCACAGGGTGCAATGCGAGCTTGATCTTCGTTCCTGCGGCCGCCGCCCCCGATGCCCTCGTTGAGGCCGCCGCTTCCGACATCGAATTGATCGTTTGCATCACCGAGGGGATTCCGACTCTCGATATGGTGCGGGTCCTGGCCTGCTTGGAACGAAGGAACACGCGCCTGATCGGCCCCAACTGCCCGGGGGTGATCACACCGGGTGAGTGCAAAATCGGAATCATGCCGGGGTATATTCACAAACCGGGGCCAGTCGGTATCGTCTCCCGCAGCGGGACACTCACCTACGAGGCGGTCTGGCAGCTCTCGCAGAAAGGCATCGGCCAGAGCAGTTGCGTGGGAATCGGGGGTGATCCCGTCCATGGGCTCAGCCTCAGGAGCGTCGTCGAGATGTTCGATGCGGATCCGGCGACGGAGGCGATCTTGATCATCGGGGAGATCGGAGGGGTCGAGGAACAGGAAGCCGCCGCCTTTTGGAAGACTTCTTCCCGTAAGCCGATCGCGGCTTTCCTAGCCGGCGCCACGGCACCACCCGGGAGGCGCATGGGGCATGCGGGGGCGGTCATTACGGGGGCCGCCGGCACGGTGAAGGCGAAAATCGAAGCCTTCGAAGCGGCAGGGATTCCCGTTATCCTTTCTCCCGCCGAGATCGGAAGCGGAATGGCCAGAGCCATGCGGTGAGCCGCCGGTCGCGCGCCGCCGGGTCGTTTTGCTTCAGACGACCATGCGGATCTCGCGAATCGGAGTGCCCAGGGCTTCGGAAAGGAACGAGCAGAGATCCGGACGTCGGCGCAGCGAAAACGCAAGCGACGCATTAAGCGACCGGATGATGGCGCGGCAGGATTCTCTGTCGATGCGAACGAGCTGGGATTCCGCGGCGATGCGCGGGCCGACGGCCTTTTGCCAAACCTGATCCAGCCAGGGACGACTGTTCAGCCGTCGTCGTTCGATGCGGGTGAGCAGTCGCTGAACAAGCGCGCGTCGATAGAGGCGGGCTCTCCATTTCGCCGGCTTCCGGCCGGAAGCGGTTAATTCCGAGGAACCCTCTTCCCGCAGAACCGCGTCGTAGGCCGCGAATCGCAGTCGCTCCCGGAAGTAGGTGGTTAGAAAGGTCGCC from Methylacidimicrobium sp. AP8 includes:
- the sucC gene encoding ADP-forming succinate--CoA ligase subunit beta, which gives rise to MNVYEYQARDLLARYGLPIPAGAVASSPQQARDIAERLTGRPLVVKAQILAGGRGRGRFVSGFAGGVRLCKNPAEVESVAQAMLGGVLVTAQTGPEGRPVNKLLVAEAPRISRELYLAILIDREHRCPLLIGSSRGGVDIEEVAQKEPDAIQRLRIDFLSGLWPYQARELAGRMGLHGSLRNQVVDVAVRLYRFFCDCDASLVEINPLAIVENERIAVIDAKVGFDENALFRHPEIASYQDEVLEDPREAAAAKARLNYVGLSGNIGCLVNGAGLAMATMDILHRYGGEPANFLDVGGGADLERVTRAFDILLGDPKVRSVFVHIFGGILRCDLIARGMVEAISRLQPKVPIIVRLQGTNFEEGKEILEQSGLPIRTSDDLAEAARKAVEAAREAG
- the sucD gene encoding succinate--CoA ligase subunit alpha, translated to MSILADRSSRVVVQGITGKAGSFHARACLDYGTKIVAGVTPGRGGQKFDGRVPIFDSVAEAKEATGCNASLIFVPAAAAPDALVEAAASDIELIVCITEGIPTLDMVRVLACLERRNTRLIGPNCPGVITPGECKIGIMPGYIHKPGPVGIVSRSGTLTYEAVWQLSQKGIGQSSCVGIGGDPVHGLSLRSVVEMFDADPATEAILIIGEIGGVEEQEAAAFWKTSSRKPIAAFLAGATAPPGRRMGHAGAVITGAAGTVKAKIEAFEAAGIPVILSPAEIGSGMARAMR